One part of the Paramormyrops kingsleyae isolate MSU_618 chromosome 2, PKINGS_0.4, whole genome shotgun sequence genome encodes these proteins:
- the fzd10 gene encoding frizzled-10: MPFPSAPRSLCLLTLVIAGCTAISSMDPDRPSDGRCQPIEIPLCRDIGYNMTRMPNLMGHMDQGEAAIKLHEFAPLIEYGCHGHLRFFLCSLYAPMCTEQVSTPIPACKVMCEQARLRCSPIMEQFSFRWPDSLDCSRLPSKNDPNNLCMEAPSNGSDESPKGPHTQTPDFRLHRPNSGQELQLKDGGGGAGTGSGGRRTCSNPDKFHYVQKSESCAPRCYPQVDVYWSQADKRFSLVWMSVWSILCFVSSSFTVLTFLVDPQRFRYPERPIIFLSMSYCVYSMGYLIRLFVGAHNIACDRDSGVQYIIQEGLESTGCTIVFLILYYFGMASSLWWVVLTLTWFLAAGRKWGHEAIEANSSYFHLAAWAIPAVKTIMILVMRKVAGDELTGVCYVGSMDVKALTGFVLIPLSCYLVIGTSFLLSGFVALFHIRRVMKTEGENTDKLEKLMVRIGVFSVLYTVPATCVIACYFYERLNMSYWEIKAREQKCVEDGGSEPESCIMKSSIPAMEIFMVKIFMLLVVGITSGMWIWTSKTLQSWQNVFSRKLKKRARRKPASVFTGGSGGGYIKPQPPLKSHSTKYELAGSPPTCV; the protein is encoded by the coding sequence ATGCCTTTCCCCTCCGCACCGAGATCGCTATGCCTCCTCACCTTGGTGATTGCCGGCTGCACGGCCATCAGCTCCATGGACCCTGACCGCCCCAGTGACGGGCGGTGCCAGCCCATCGAAATCCCCCTGTGCAGGGACATTGGCTACAACATGACACGGATGCCTAACCTCATGGGGCACATGGACCAGGGTGAGGCAGCCATAAAACTGCACGAGTTTGCGCCGCTGATCGAGTATGGCTGCCATGGCCACCTGCGCTTCTTCCTGTGCTCGCTGTACGCGCCCATGTGCACCGAGCAGGTGTCTACGCCCATACCCGCCTGCAAAGTGATGTGCGAGCAGGCCCGGCTGCGCTGCTCACCCATCATGGAGCAGTTCAGCTTCCGCTGGCCCGACTCGCTCGATTGTTCCCGGCTGCCCAGCAAGAACGACCCCAACAACCTGTGTATGGAGGCCCCCAGCAATGGCTCCGACGAGTCCCCCAAGGGCCCTCACACTCAGACCCCGGACTTCCGGCTCCACCGGCCCAACAGCGGCCAGGAGCTCCAGCTAAAGGATGGTGGGGGTGGAGCCGGCACTGGTAGCGGTGGCCGCCGGACATGCAGCAACCCAGACAAGTTCCACTACGTGCAGAAGAGCGAGTCGTGTGCGCCTCGCTGCTACCCCCAGGTGGATGTGTACTGGAGCCAGGCAGACAAACGCTTCTCCCTCGTCTGGATGTCTGTCTGGTCCATCCTCTGCTTCGTGTCCAGTTCTTTCACGGTCCTCACCTTCCTGGTTGACCCCCAGCGCTTCCGCTACCCCGAGAGGCCAATCATCTTCCTGTCCATGTCCTACTGCGTTTACTCCATGGGTTACCTCATCCGCCTGTTCGTGGGGGCGCACAACATCGCCTGTGACCGTGACAGCGGCGTCCAGTACATCATCCAGGAGGGCCTGGAGAGCACGGGTTGCACCATCGTCTTCCTCATCCTCTACTACTTCGGCATGGCCAGCTCGCTGTGGTGGGTGGTCCTCACGCTCACCTGGTTCCTGGCTGCGGGGAGGAAGTGGGGCCACGAGGCCATCGAGGCCAACAGCAGCTATTTCCATCTGGCAGCCTGGGCCATACCGGCAGTGAAGACCATCATGATCCTAGTGATGAGGAAGGTGGCCGGCGACGAGCTCACAGGGGTCTGCTACGTGGGCAGTATGGACGTGAAGGCCCTAACGGGCTTTGTGCTCATCCCTCTGTCATGCTATTTGGTTATCGGCACGTCCTTTCTGCTTTCTGGCTTCGTGGCCCTCTTCCACATCCGCAGGGTCATGAAGACAGAGGGCGAAAACACGGACAAGCTGGAGAAGCTCATGGTGCGCATTGGCGTTTTCTCCGTGCTCTACACCGTGCCGGCCACCTGCGTCATCGCCTGCTACTTCTACGAGAGGCTCAACATGAGCTACTGGGAGATCAAGGCCCGGGAGCAGAAGTGCGTGGAGGACGGAGGCTCGGAACCCGAGTCCTGCATCATGAAGAGCTCCATTCCAGCCATGGAGATCTTCATGGTGAAGATCTTCATGCTGTTAGTGGTGGGCATCACCAGCGGCATGTGGATCTGGACCTCCAAAACCCTGCAGTCCTGGCAGAATGTCTTCAGCAGGAAGCTGAAGAAGCGTGCCAGGAGAAAGCCAGCCAGTGTGTTTACCGGTGGCAGTGGCGGAGGCTACATCAAACCTCAGCCCCCCCTAAAAAGCCACAGTACCAAGTATGAGCTTGCAGGATCCCCCCCGACCTGCGTCTGA